In Coffea eugenioides isolate CCC68of chromosome 4, Ceug_1.0, whole genome shotgun sequence, the genomic stretch CCAAAGCGTAGGAAATACTGACGCTCTACCACAAGGTATTGTATATTGGTCAACAGTTGCTGTAAAGCAATGTCCACTGAAGGACATTTAGTAGCATATCAATAAGAAATTTCAATCATCATGATGTTAAAACATGAAACTCTTGTATGCTTACTGAATTACACCTAATTATCATGACAACACATCAGGTTTGTCATAAACCTAAAAGCAGGTAAATGGAAGATGTGGTAACCAATGACTTAATCACAAATGCAAACCCATACTCCTAAAGTGGCATTACCTTGTGAAGAGCATCAAAGTAACACTAGATGTTTTCGAAACAGAAGGTAGGAAAATGTTATTAAGCCTATTACTGTTACTTAAATCGACCATAATTGGATGCTAGTATGCTAAATCCTCCAACTCAATGGAAACTAATTAAGTTATATACTTCACAGAATGTGACACATCTATTATCCTGTATGCATCAGTACGGGTTTACTCGAAAATCAGGACTGTGCTATGCCTTTAAGATTTGTTGCTTTGTAATGGGTTAGATAAAAACTCGAGGTTTTCATTAAACAAGGGTACCACTTATGAAGCGTTCTAGTAGAGATCAACTTTTGGTTGAAAGACAACATTGGTCCTCTTATCCATCTTGGATTCTAGAACTGTTAAAGCATTATTAGAATATATCCAGGTCAACAGGACAAGATCAGTGTCATTTAGTGTAACAAGTCTACCATGTAAAGTAACCTATATGAATGCACCTGCATGTAGTAGAATTTGACACAACATGCCGAAAAGGACCATATATACTCTCCAAAATGGATTTCCTAATAAGCACCAGAGCTAAAGGAAACTGCATTAGCAGAAGTAATACATGGAAATAACTACTAACCTGCATGTCCCCAAGTGACTTGCTACAAATTGGGCAGGTATAATGAGTATATGTGTATTCCTTGATTCAACAGAAAAAGCGTCTCAGCAGTGAAGAATCTTTAATTGATCTTTAGAGAATTCTGTACATGAGACAGATACCTGAAAACATACTGAGTGCATTAAATGACCACATGGAAGTGCCTTGACTGGAGAGCTTGAGGTAAAAATGTATTCATGGCAGATTGGGCAGTTGTCCTCAAAGCACTTCTCTCTGCAGATATGCACGGAAAGAGACCGTGACATGCAAGCATTACAATTCATACAATGGAAGTAATCAATACCCAATCCCTTCCCAACTCGGCACAGATTGCAATAAGGGCAGTGATAAATTTTCCTGTCCGAATCTGTAAAAGTCAGTATTGATTACAAACAAGacataaacaaaacaaaaaaaaaaaaagatatgtaATAATGATCCACGATCACAAGATCTGATATCAGCTAAGAATAAGAGAGGGTGCATCTTCAAACTACTCATCAAATGGCATCAATGTGTTGTCCTAAAATTACAAATCTTAGAAACTCTAAATTCCAAACCTTAGTTACTCCATAATTGTATTGGTTTGTAAATTTAACCAACAAGAAACTAAAATTTCCATGAAATCAAAATCGATAGAATAAAGAACAAAATGCTTCAAGATCCATTCTAATATGGTGCAAGTTTATCCTATGACATTTACAAGTGATTAGCTATCAAAGCCATGGTACGGTAATATAGATATCTATCAAAAATCATAGGTAGGTGATAAATcaggaaaaaggaaaggaaacagAAAGCAAGAGTGTTGTAGAAAAAGATAGAAGGAACAAGGTAAAAATCATCAAGAGGCAATGAATCTCACAAATTCAATAACCCATAATTCAGCTCTAACAAAGTCAAGGaataaatcaagatgaaaaGAATCGGGTATAAAAACGCCGAGGCTATGATGATCACGACAAAGTTCCATACATGCTCCATCCATTGACTACGCTTCTCATGAGTGAGACATTCATGTAATGTGACAAGAAACATAAATTAAAGAACCTACTAAAATGACACAAGTTAGTAACTTGAGTctaacaaaataaatataattttaatatgtataaatTCCAGGAAAATGTTGAATGTTACTTATAGCATATAAACTACAATAGCAAAGTAAATCAGTACCAATTTTAGTTTGCATTGCCCCCAAAATGTTACTAACGACTGACAAGCCAAAACCAAGTTGCTAATAGCTGAAGCACTTGGAAATATAGGCAAAACctattgaaattcaatttattaaaaaaatatttaaaataacaaataatTCATGGAGAATTACTTCAGTTAGAACATATAATTCCTTGTCCCAGTGTATTGTTTACAAGTATGATGTACTTTCACCTTCCCCCTGGCCCCTACCATACAAAAGATTTGAAAAGAATAGATAGTATATACAGAAGTAGATGCTAACATGCACATAAAAGAGCATGCTGGATAAAAGATTGTATGAACTTTTTGGACCCAATTGGTAAATTACAATAAGAAAAAATGATATCATTTTAATACTTGCATCAGAAAAAATAGTgaaaatgagaggaaaaagacTGAGTGATTTCAAGTTAAGCCAATCTGGAAGGTACTGGATAACTGTTGGCCCAACTCTGCAATTGACAATCAAAACACAACGCGTGACTGTAGTCATTCACAACTAACAATGTGGTACTTTTTCTATGATCTTATCTACTAGAAGCACGTCATTCTGATTATCTCACCTTTCATCATCAAATAGTTTGCAAACTGGGCAATAGTATTTTGCCATTGGAAAATTATTGCAAGCATTGTTTGAGCATTTTGGGCCAACTGGTTGAATTACCAAGCATTTCATGCACATCATTTTTGTAATAGCTTTTCTGCACGCATGACATAGAAAGAGTAAATAAATACAGTAAGAAAAACCAATAATGAAGAAGtacaaatatataaataaacaATTCAAACCTTTCCATAGAATGATCCGTGAACTCGTCATGACATTTTATGCATGTAAACAGTTTGCTGCAACATGCAGCAAGAAGTTTACAGTTGCGTTTGTAGTGCTTGCAGCCGAAAATTTCATTGAGAGAATCCTGATAAGATGGATACTGGCCAAAATCTTCTTCTCTATCATTAGCCGCAGCACTCAACGTGTTCGAATTCTGTTGTGTTACAATCCAACGGCTTGAAACACACAATGCAAGCTCAGTCAATTGTGATATCAACAAGCAGAATAATTCCAATtatcaagaagaagaagaaattttagCATGCTTTCAAGAAAAGTTTTTAGCCTATAGTAACAACTTTCCAGGATATAGCAACTTAAGCTTAAATAGTTCAGCTGATTGGCTACTTTCAACACGTGTAAACATCAAATCTAAATGGAAAACAAATGTTGTACCTTGATGGTACCACGTATACTTAGGTCATGCCATTTAATTTGAAGATGCTACTTAGTTCCAACTTCAAGGAAATCAAAACCTGTTCCTTTGATGAACGACAAAGTTTGTTTTGACCTAAGTGAAATCAATCTTGCAAGAGCTTTCGTATTTGATAGCTTGGATATCCCATTTACCCTACAGGATGCGGCTTTTCTAGTTTAAAATTTAGCAGATGCCACATGATTCATGGAACCGAGGACTGAATCCGATTGCAGAAATTACATTGAAATGTTGTAATCTTGTACAATATTCAGGGGCCTAAACATGCTAGAGTACATGTGCATAATAAACTTGAGACCTATCTAATTCTATAATCATTTCTTATCACATGCACAATCACAAATAGGATATAGATACGTGTTGACCTAACTTTTGATGTCCCATAATTCCCTCAAGAACAGTTGATCAGAGAAAACAGGATAACTTTCACATGATTACCTCATTATCAGGCTCTGGATGATATgtgatttcttctgagaatcCAATGTAGGATCACGGGACACTCTTCTTATTGCAGTTTCCAGCTCCTTTTGATTTAATTCCAGTGGATGCTCATCATGGCACGCCTGAATGTTTTGTCCAGCTTTATCAGCTTGATCATCAACAATTTGCTGATCAGTTTTCTTATCAAGTTCTTCACCACAGTTGACTAGATCTTCATATTTATCATTGTTTTGACCACCTTTGAAATCTTTTGAATATGGACATATATACCCAGAATGCTCAGCATTGTTATCAGAAACTTCTTTTCCTGAAAGTTTGCTTTCTCTGCATGTTTGTTCCCCCAGATACACTGAGACAACTTCCAGAGGGTTAGCAGCCAAGGAAGGAGGAAAAGAGGATTCTTCTTCATCCTTAGCAACACAATAATCTTTCATATCTTCCCACCATTCTCCTAACCATTGTTCAAAATTGGTATTTTTTGTAGCCCTACGCCACAGAGAAATCAGGGCATGTTGTTCATCTTGGGTTAAAGCTGACATCAACCAGGGTATCATTTCTTGTAGAGTTTCAGCTCTAGTTCTGCCAAGCATACACCCTAACATCTTTTCTTGTTCCTCAGTGGAAAAGTATTCTCCAAATAAAGGCCAAAGTTGAATTTCTTCACGATGAATATGCCCCGAGATTATTTTCTGCATAGACAGGCAAGTCTCATGGAGCTTCAAACACATCTGTCGATATTGTAGACTTCCCTCACCCGGTTTGTCTAGATCATCATGCAGGGTGGCAATGTCATTTAGCAGAGATGAAACTTTGGCGAAGTTTTCCTCCTCCAATTTATGGTCAATGGTGTAAGACTGGGTAATGTTTTTGAGTTTCCCCTTTGATTCTAGAGCCGGAAAGACAACCTCATCCTCTGAAGCACTGTGAATGTCATACAGAAACTTTAGAAGTTCAAAATGTCTACGTAAATCAGGGATAAACTGAAAGCTTTTGGCCATGTTAGCTGAAAGAAAGACAATGTAGTCCAGATCTCTTATGAGAGCTTTGTGAAAGCACACAAAATGATCCATTGGTCTTGATTCTAGAGCCAAAACTTTTTTGGCAATGCCATTCTCAGCAGGATGTCTCACAACAGAAAGAATATTGCTCCACATTTGAGGGGAGAATTTATGAAGAGTCATTCCACCAGATTCAGGCTTCTCATTGGTTTTGGAATGAGAAGATGAGGGGTTGCAGACCATCTTGTTATCTTTTACAGCAGGGCTCGGCTCAGATTCTAGGGTGTTAAATATAGTGCAGGCTTGTATATCAAACTTTAAATTAGCAAACCCAACATCCTCCCCAATTCGATCAGATGTGAAATAGATTCCTCTGATAAAATTTTCTTGCAGATCTTTTGCAAACCTTTCCATGGATATTTTACCTAAATAACCCATGCGAACCCAACTATGCAACAGAATTAAAATTGGCTTGTTGCCTAAAGGGCATGCATCTGTCATGGCGTCCAGCATGGTCTTGAACTGCTCATCCAATAAAGTAGCAGAAAACCAAAGAACAGTGCATTTTAACAACCCAAGAGGCATAGTTTTGAGACCTGCATATAACAGCCACAGCAGCATATTATGGCTGCACTTCTTGCCAATAGAAGAATATACCTGTATGTGACTAAAAACAAGAGTTAAATTCATAAAGGAGGAAACGTATTTCTTACAAACAAAAGCAGGCAGAAGTTTATTGGTTGTCCAAAAAGATATGGTTTAGTACAGTATCTGATGCCCTAATCTGCCAGTGCTAGAAATAAGTGGAGAAGATGAATATTATTTtccaagattttttttcctccaTCTTCAGGCTTTTACATTAGAGGAACTGACACAACATCATACCTCTGTTTCTATATGTGTCAGGTTTTTGCTAATTCCTCTCACAAGCAACTCCACTTCCCTGCAAAGGCCCTTCAGGAAATTGCTTGGTTGCGCTCCATCTTGAAGCACTCCGTACAGCAAGAATTGAAGCCTTTCGACTTGACCTTTCTCCACAAGTCGTGTGCAAGATAATGGTAGGACATTCTTGGAAAGGTCATTTACCAGGGGAAAAAATATTTGATCCAATGCGTTGCTGCAGATTAAACTCTAGTATTAGAAAAATATCTGGTCATTGAAGATTAAAAGGTATTTCTGAACATGCGTCAAACCTTCAGCAAACAATTTTAGTTTTGTCACaatgcaaaagaatattttcatCTCATTGTTCTTCATGAAAAGTTTCAGCAACTAAAAAGGCCTCTGAGGTAAATGGGCATTTCAGCATAACTTCAATTCAGAAAGAATATATACTGCATGTGACAGTTACTACAGCTTCTCACGCTGCTGAGTAGAATATTTGAAGCAAAGGACTGACATACTTTTGGAACAGCCAACAACATCCAAACTTAAGCTTATCTTCTTGGTCTAATTGATTTAAAGAAGATATAACAATAACTTGGAGACCACTCCTGATTGAGCAGAATTGCTTATTGGGAACTATCAATTAATATGGAGGTTACCTGTAGGAGATAAGGACATCTAAAAGGAATTGTAGCTGAACTACTATGGAAGACAAGTTTGACATGTTGTTCAAGCTTCTTATTTGGTATAACTCATCCAGAACTTTCCTGAAATCTCTTGCAAGAGCAGTATTCCAAATGTAAATGCCATCAAGTGGGTTTGGTCCTATAGATGTGTAAATGGAACAGAGctttgatttttcttcttcacCAAAATCAAATGTATTTGGATGTATCTTGAGTATCTCCATGGAGCTAACGTGTCCACTGTAAAATTGAGCTCCTTGTCCATAGACATTGCAGGCTCCAGGAGGAGAAGGTTTCTTATTATTAAGCCAAGAGATGACCACCTTTAAGATGGAAATCAATACATCAAGTTGGGATTATAGACTATGATCTTGAAGCTAAATGTTATTGTCTACCTCTTCAAGCACTTCTTCCTTGGATACAACAATCTTCATGCAATCCAGAAGGTCTAGTTTCTCATCTGGAGGAAGAGAACAAGCCATCCACGGCAGAAAATCTTCCAATAAAGCAATAGGAACACTGCAGATATACTGCCAAACAAGCTTAGCCTGTTCTTCAGAAGAGAATTGTCCTATCACCAAAGGAAAAACCTGCAACCATTATGCGGCTAATTCAGTGTAGTTAAACTGCAGCTGCAAGAAACCAAGGAACTGAGATATTTGACTGTAATAAGACTAATTTACTGATAAGTTGATTAGTCAATAACTTTCTGGGGGCTAAAAGCACCTTCAAATTAAAACTATTATTAAACTTCATCTAGTAGAGTAAAACAAGCGAAATAACACTCTGCAGAGGCCATCTATTCCTGCAACCCACAACTCAAACACTCTACCTTAGCTTTCATTTCATTTGTCTGAATATATAAGAATATTAAGCTGGATGTAGTTTAGCATAGATAAAGACAGCAGATCATGTTAAGATTTCTTTATGTTGGTTAAAATCAAGCATCGGCTCAGCTAAAAAGGGGTGAAGATGGTGTTTAAGTCTCATCAGTCACCCAGATATTGCATAATTCTCACATATCACTTCCTCCTGGTTTTCTTTAAAATTATGCACATACAAGTCAGTGCATTCGAAAATTGTTTAAATACCTTTCAGAGACAATATCATCATAACTCCAATGCAATATAAAATAATCTTCATCTCACCAATTATGTACTcctttaattttcatttatactaGAGAACATGTTTTAATTACTGTTTAATTTTGATGGTCTTTCCTATTTTATGGCTTACTTGATAAAGTTGTGTGCTCTCATATATGTTTTCAGATACAGCTAGGTTGCATCATGTCGAGTATCCCACAAAGTTCTGCATGAAGTGGACCATTAGCAACTTGTAATGGGGTTTATCTTAGCCAAAGATAGcctaaattttctattttatctCAGCTATGGATCTCAAGGAGCATGGGGAGAGAGTAGTGAAACAtatgttcttctttttttcttgtttcaagTCCTAACTGAGTTTGGAGCTCTCTTTGATGGGAGACAACAAAGAGAATGTCTCGTTATCCTTCTTAAATCTAGCCATGCTGAAGAAATTTCGTATGACCTTGCCAATCTTTTGGTTAGAATGGTATCGATTGCGAGTCATTTTGCGTGACTATGcttatggtttaataatttccagaaattcaaaatgtAGGAGTATCATAGTGGAaggaaaggaagagaaaaaggaaagagcAAGGAGAAACAGAATCCAGTTGATCAAAGCATAAAAATCAGAGAAGTAACAACATGTAAATTGGAAGTATACAAAGGAGAAGTAGTCAATACCAATTTTTCTTCCTTCAGCATATGCTCGCAGATAGCGGACTTTATAGAGCTGATGGAGAAGATGAGTTTTTGAAACAGATGGGTAAAATCTTCACACTCTTTTCTTAAAAGATCCAAGCACTGGACTGCGGAGCAGAAGTCATCATTGATGCACTTATGTTCTAATGCAGATGTAGTCACCACGTTCTTTACTTTGCTATTTAGAGCTGGAAATACAATCTGCCAAAAATTCCAGATAAAAATTTCCACAATAATTGATGAACTCAACGTTTAACAAATTTATTTCTTGCATGATAAggaaaaagaatagaaaaagaTCAAGTTGATCAGGAGAATCTCACCAGATTAGTGCtaataaagtaaaagaaaggGAAATGTACTCGTTATTTGATACTTGCTGTGTCTAGCTCAATATATTTCCAGTCAAAATTGTGTTCAGCTTCTCAGTAAGACAATACATTTCAGGACATATCTAaaatgttttggtaaattttctTCCAATATTTCACAAGTGAGTAAAACACTGAAATAGTCTAAATCCTCTGGGGAAACTTTGGTGCCTCAGTAAGTTTGGTACATAGACTACGCCAATCATTCTATTACCAGGTTAAGGAATTGAAGTTCGTTCGGCGAGTATTGTCATAGAAGCCAGTTTCGAGGACTCTTGAGGGAAGTCTTAAGCAAACCCTGCATCTTAATTGCCAATGACGTGAGAATTTCTGCCTAATGACCTGATGGCATTTCTATAAAATAACAGGGAAGGAGCTGAAGCAACTTGATTGGCATTTTTGATAGTACATCAAATTGCCCTTCCTGGGATCCTAAACATTATTGATTCTCCATCACCGAAAACTAAAGTTTTAATCATTACAGCTACTACCAAAATCAAGCATAGTCACCACATTTTCACCTCAATCCTGTCTAAAGAACCAAAACCTTGTGCTACAATCACATTCGACATTCTTATGAAGTAATGATACAACAACCAAAAAGGGAAAACAACACACACCATTTGTTCAATGACAACAAATCCCAGAATATAATTTTGCTCAATAAAAAGAAACGAGAAAAGAAATTAATAGAAACACCTCCTCAGTCCTCACCTCATCTTCCGCTGCAGCGTGGTACTTATAAACAAGCTTAAAGAAGTCAAACCTCCGGCCAAGATCATCCACAAACTGGCGATCAGGGGACCCAGTGTCAGCCACCTCCAGGGCGGAGCGGTGGAGCTGCTCAAGCTCCCTGACAAAAGCCTTGTgagaaagaacaaagaaaagaaTAGGTGCATCAACCAGTTTCGCACCATCCAGGCAAGGTAATAAGGCCTCTGTTACTGTTATTGCATCCTCCTCCCCATCCTCCTTTTCGGGTTCTTCGCCGGCCATTGACTAAAACAGCTCCACCTCCAGAGCCACCACCTATCATTAATGGCGAAAGGGGCCAAAGGGGAAGCTCAATCATCAAAGTTCGAGTTACTTATActatttgattgattgattgattgatgcCACTGTCTTTCTTTGCCTGTTGGTTCGAGGGAGGCCTGTTTCTTGCCACTTCAATGTTCAAACTTCAACCTTTTTTAATGCTCTGTTCAAACAACTACAAATCTAATAGTAATGGAATTTGCAGATTAaaaaataacttatataatAAATATTAATGTATTATGATTTATGACAAACTAATTTAACTAGTGAGTGTGTGTGAATGGTCCACATAATTAGCATAATCTGTGAAAACAAATTGAATATTATTCAACTGACatcataaatataatttttcaatcattttttttaatgaaagaaTTGTGAAAAATGCCCCTAACCTAACATTTGTGGTGTTCTGCAAGTTatttcctaacattattttctttttgacaATTCATCCCATTAACTCGTAGTCAAAGCATTCAAGTAGTAATAATGGTGACAGTTAGTTAACAGATAAAGGACAATAGTAGTATCACTGGTAAAATAATGGATAGACAAAATTACCTGCAAGTTCGGgttggataattttttttttttaaatacctTTCTTGGAGGGAAAAGGCAcaatgtttttttaaaaaaaaacccttcTTGGAAGGAAAAAGCCCACTCTTttgtactccctccgtcccactttaatagtcatgtattcctttttcatctgtcctAAATTGTAGTCcattttccaattgaagaacgtagttgtattttaatttttctaaaatacccttattcaatgtaagtagttgttactataaacctaccccatttaatgagagttgattctttttttaccatcaattcaagttcccataaagttgtaccatatttaatgtgagggtattttaggaaaatagtaatctaaatttactttttcaacaaagttaactactttttcttaaattgtgtgaaaaaagaaacaggactatcaaagtagGACAGAGGAAGTAATAATTTGCgaagacaaataaaaaatgtatagaaaaaaggaaaagccaCTGCAAACCTTCCCCTTTCACCTCCCTGATCTTCTTCAACCAAATCTCACCGTGGAAAAAGTGTGAAAATCTAATATATGAAAATCATCGAATGCAACAAAAAAGACATCAATTTTCATAATTTAGAGATTTGCTGTTGAAATATtatcaatttttgaaaagaaatcaTTCAATAGATTAGAAGGTTAgtaaacactttttttttttttgtataagcTCGTTGATTTTCAATCTTCAAATTCTCTCGTCGTTTACATTTTGAGTTGTCAAGTAAAAGCGTGGCAAATTCTTTtgtgcccaaaaa encodes the following:
- the LOC113767351 gene encoding zinc finger protein BRUTUS-like At1g74770; translation: MAGEEPEKEDGEEDAITVTEALLPCLDGAKLVDAPILFFVLSHKAFVRELEQLHRSALEVADTGSPDRQFVDDLGRRFDFFKLVYKYHAAAEDEIVFPALNSKVKNVVTTSALEHKCINDDFCSAVQCLDLLRKECEDFTHLFQKLIFSISSIKSAICEHMLKEEKLVFPLVIGQFSSEEQAKLVWQYICSVPIALLEDFLPWMACSLPPDEKLDLLDCMKIVVSKEEVLEEVVISWLNNKKPSPPGACNVYGQGAQFYSGHVSSMEILKIHPNTFDFGEEEKSKLCSIYTSIGPNPLDGIYIWNTALARDFRKVLDELYQIRSLNNMSNLSSIVVQLQFLLDVLISYSNALDQIFFPLVNDLSKNVLPLSCTRLVEKGQVERLQFLLYGVLQDGAQPSNFLKGLCREVELLVRGISKNLTHIETEVYSSIGKKCSHNMLLWLLYAGLKTMPLGLLKCTVLWFSATLLDEQFKTMLDAMTDACPLGNKPILILLHSWVRMGYLGKISMERFAKDLQENFIRGIYFTSDRIGEDVGFANLKFDIQACTIFNTLESEPSPAVKDNKMVCNPSSSHSKTNEKPESGGMTLHKFSPQMWSNILSVVRHPAENGIAKKVLALESRPMDHFVCFHKALIRDLDYIVFLSANMAKSFQFIPDLRRHFELLKFLYDIHSASEDEVVFPALESKGKLKNITQSYTIDHKLEEENFAKVSSLLNDIATLHDDLDKPGEGSLQYRQMCLKLHETCLSMQKIISGHIHREEIQLWPLFGEYFSTEEQEKMLGCMLGRTRAETLQEMIPWLMSALTQDEQHALISLWRRATKNTNFEQWLGEWWEDMKDYCVAKDEEESSFPPSLAANPLEVVSVYLGEQTCRESKLSGKEVSDNNAEHSGYICPYSKDFKGGQNNDKYEDLVNCGEELDKKTDQQIVDDQADKAGQNIQACHDEHPLELNQKELETAIRRVSRDPTLDSQKKSHIIQSLIMSRWIVTQQNSNTLSAAANDREEDFGQYPSYQDSLNEIFGCKHYKRNCKLLAACCSKLFTCIKCHDEFTDHSMERKAITKMMCMKCLVIQPVGPKCSNNACNNFPMAKYYCPVCKLFDDERKIYHCPYCNLCRVGKGLGIDYFHCMNCNACMSRSLSVHICREKCFEDNCPICHEYIFTSSSPVKALPCGHLMHSVCFQEYTYTHYTCPICSKSLGDMQVYFGMLDALLAEEQVPQEYSSRIQVILCNDCERKGNASFHWQYHKCPHCGSYNTRLL